Proteins from a genomic interval of Paenibacillus lentus:
- the hisS gene encoding histidine--tRNA ligase, with the protein MAFQKPTGTQDILPGAVEKWQFIEGKARDLCRRFNYKEIRTPIFEQTSLFERGVGETTDIVEKEMYTFIDKGDRSMTLRPEGTAGVVRSYVENKLYGEPDVTKLYYIGPMFRYERPQAGRQRQFHQFGVEVFGAFDPAIDAETVALGYEYCRGLGLQDVKVELNSVGNPASRAAYRDKLLGFLMPMKDELCKDCQSRIERNPMRVLDCKVDQDKFTDAPSILDSLDEECTTHFAKVQELLTAMGIEYIINPRLVRGLDYYTHTAFEYKAQGIGAIDTIGGGGRYNGLVADVGGPDQPGIGFAVGLERIALILEKQGISTTAEKPLDIYLVALGEAADKEITTQLFKLRQAGFSAERDYLGRKMKAQMKSADRMKARYTAILGDDELERGEIALKSMETGEQRTVKLAELVNELK; encoded by the coding sequence ATGGCTTTTCAAAAACCGACAGGCACGCAAGATATACTGCCTGGTGCTGTAGAGAAGTGGCAGTTCATTGAAGGGAAAGCCCGAGATTTGTGCCGTCGTTTTAATTACAAGGAAATTCGCACGCCGATCTTCGAACAAACGTCATTGTTTGAACGCGGCGTCGGGGAAACGACGGATATTGTCGAGAAAGAAATGTACACGTTTATTGACAAGGGCGACCGCAGCATGACGCTTCGGCCAGAAGGAACGGCGGGAGTCGTCCGTTCTTATGTAGAGAACAAGCTGTATGGCGAACCGGATGTAACGAAGCTGTATTACATCGGCCCGATGTTCCGGTATGAACGTCCTCAGGCGGGACGCCAGCGGCAGTTCCACCAGTTCGGGGTAGAAGTGTTCGGCGCCTTTGATCCGGCGATTGACGCCGAGACTGTTGCTTTAGGCTACGAGTATTGCCGAGGACTTGGCTTACAGGATGTCAAGGTAGAATTGAACTCTGTGGGCAATCCGGCAAGCCGCGCCGCATATCGTGACAAGCTGCTCGGATTTCTCATGCCGATGAAGGATGAGCTCTGCAAGGATTGTCAGTCCCGGATTGAGCGTAATCCGATGCGTGTGCTTGACTGCAAAGTCGATCAAGATAAGTTTACGGATGCCCCTTCTATTCTGGATAGCCTCGATGAAGAGTGCACCACGCATTTTGCTAAAGTGCAGGAATTGCTTACCGCGATGGGAATTGAGTATATAATCAATCCCCGTCTCGTGCGCGGCCTGGACTATTACACGCACACTGCGTTTGAATATAAAGCTCAAGGTATTGGGGCGATTGATACGATCGGGGGAGGAGGTCGTTATAACGGTCTTGTTGCTGATGTGGGCGGCCCTGATCAACCAGGTATCGGTTTCGCCGTCGGTTTGGAGCGAATCGCGCTTATCCTGGAGAAACAGGGGATCAGCACCACTGCGGAGAAGCCGCTCGATATTTACCTTGTCGCCCTAGGCGAAGCAGCCGATAAGGAAATTACGACACAGTTATTCAAATTGCGTCAAGCCGGTTTCTCGGCTGAACGTGATTACCTGGGCCGCAAAATGAAGGCGCAGATGAAATCCGCCGACCGAATGAAAGCTCGTTACACCGCCATCCTTGGCGACGACGAGTTGGAGCGGGGGGAGATCGCCCTAAAGTCAATGGAGACTGGCGAGCAGCGTACCGTCAAGCTCGCTGAGCTTGTGAACGAGTTAAAGTAA
- the aspS gene encoding aspartate--tRNA ligase, with amino-acid sequence MNRTHHCGTLSAAHIGDTVTLNGWVQTRRDLGGVLFIDLRDRSGIVQIVFNPDYSGEALEIADKVRSEYVLAVKGKVVKRDPETVNPNLPTGEIEVQITEIEVLNAAKTPPFFIEDGVEVDESIRLKYRYLDLRRPEMQKTLLLRSKAAKVFRDFLDEEGFIEVETPILTKSSPEGARDYLVPSRVHAGEFFALPQSPQLYKQLLMVSGVERYYQIARCFRDEDLRADRQPEFTQVDIETSFLSRDELLDMMERLVVRLFKETKGIDIPTPFQRLSYADAMGKYGSDKPDLRFGMELIEVNDIVSTCGVKVFSSVIEKGGEVKVLNAKGCGTWSRKEIDDLGPFAARYGAKGLAWIQVKEGEFRGPIVKFFTEEEIEALRERTGAEEGDLLLFSADTKKVVADVLGNLRLKIGRDLGLIDDNVYKFAWVVDFPLLGWDEEQKRYVAEHHPFTRPRDEDIALFDTDPGKILAQAYDLVLNGYEVGGGSMRIYKRDVQEKMFKAIGLSPEEAQEKFGFLLDAFDYGTPPHGGVAFGFDRLVMLLAGRNNLRETIAFPKTASATDLLMNAPSEVDAPQLEQLHIKLAVKPTEDKKQ; translated from the coding sequence ATGAATCGTACTCATCATTGCGGAACGCTGAGCGCCGCGCATATTGGAGACACTGTAACCTTGAACGGCTGGGTACAAACTCGCCGTGACCTTGGAGGTGTTCTGTTCATCGACCTCCGCGACCGGAGCGGTATCGTGCAGATCGTATTCAACCCAGATTATTCCGGCGAAGCATTGGAAATCGCCGACAAAGTACGGAGCGAGTATGTCCTTGCCGTTAAAGGAAAGGTTGTAAAACGGGATCCCGAAACAGTCAACCCGAATCTGCCTACCGGCGAAATCGAGGTACAAATTACCGAGATTGAAGTATTGAATGCGGCTAAGACGCCTCCGTTCTTTATTGAAGACGGTGTAGAAGTGGATGAGTCTATCCGCTTGAAATACCGTTATCTGGATCTTCGTCGTCCAGAAATGCAAAAAACATTATTGCTTCGTTCCAAAGCGGCGAAAGTATTCCGCGACTTCCTCGACGAAGAAGGATTTATCGAAGTGGAAACTCCAATCCTGACAAAGAGCTCTCCGGAAGGTGCTCGCGATTACCTTGTACCGAGCCGGGTGCATGCTGGCGAGTTCTTTGCCCTACCGCAATCGCCGCAGTTGTACAAGCAGCTGTTGATGGTGAGCGGCGTAGAGCGCTATTATCAAATCGCCCGCTGCTTCCGTGACGAAGACCTGCGTGCCGACCGTCAACCAGAGTTCACCCAGGTGGACATTGAGACCTCCTTCCTGTCCCGCGACGAATTGCTGGACATGATGGAAAGACTCGTTGTGCGTCTGTTCAAAGAAACAAAAGGAATCGACATCCCTACGCCGTTCCAGCGCTTGAGCTATGCTGACGCAATGGGTAAATACGGCTCCGACAAGCCTGACCTGCGCTTTGGGATGGAATTGATCGAAGTGAACGATATCGTCTCTACCTGCGGTGTCAAAGTATTCTCTTCTGTAATCGAAAAAGGCGGAGAAGTTAAAGTACTTAATGCTAAAGGCTGCGGCACTTGGAGCCGGAAGGAAATTGACGATCTGGGGCCGTTTGCAGCCCGCTATGGAGCAAAGGGCCTTGCCTGGATTCAAGTGAAGGAAGGCGAGTTCCGCGGACCAATCGTTAAATTTTTCACGGAAGAAGAAATCGAAGCGCTGAGAGAGCGTACGGGTGCAGAAGAAGGCGATCTCTTGCTCTTCTCCGCTGACACGAAGAAAGTCGTAGCAGATGTGCTTGGAAACCTGCGTCTCAAAATCGGGCGGGATCTTGGCCTCATCGACGACAATGTTTACAAATTCGCTTGGGTTGTCGACTTCCCGTTGCTCGGTTGGGATGAGGAGCAGAAGCGTTATGTGGCAGAACACCATCCGTTCACGCGTCCTCGCGACGAGGATATCGCTTTGTTTGACACGGATCCGGGCAAGATTTTGGCTCAAGCCTACGATCTCGTTCTCAATGGATACGAAGTAGGCGGCGGTTCAATGCGGATCTACAAACGAGACGTGCAGGAGAAAATGTTCAAGGCGATTGGTTTGTCCCCGGAAGAAGCCCAGGAGAAATTCGGCTTCCTGCTGGATGCCTTTGACTACGGTACACCTCCGCATGGCGGTGTAGCCTTCGGCTTTGATCGTCTGGTGATGCTGCTTGCCGGCCGCAACAACTTGCGTGAGACGATTGCGTTTCCGAAGACGGCAAGCGCGACAGATCTGCTGATGAACGCACCATCCGAAGTGGATGCTCCTCAACTGGAGCAGCTGCATATTAAACTAGCCGTGAAACCGACTGAAGATAAAAAACAATAA
- a CDS encoding tRNA threonylcarbamoyladenosine dehydratase has protein sequence MLHQFSRTELAIGAEGLEVLKNSTVAVLGIGGVGSIAVEALARTGVGRIILIDKDVVDITNLNRQIHALTTTIGQKKADLMCDRVKLINPECETIALNMFYTEETYEQLFQYDIDYVLDASDTIMYKIHLIKECLKRKIPMLSSMGAANKMDPTRFQVADISKTSVDPMARVIRTKLRKDGIKKGVKVVFSTEEPVKPREDVTKKIAPEGAKIRKAKQPPASNSFVPPVVGLIMVSVAVRDLLEANGIKI, from the coding sequence ATGCTTCATCAGTTTTCACGCACAGAGCTTGCCATTGGGGCGGAAGGTCTTGAAGTATTGAAGAACAGCACGGTGGCAGTACTCGGTATCGGGGGAGTAGGCTCCATCGCCGTAGAGGCTCTCGCTCGAACGGGAGTCGGACGGATTATTCTTATCGATAAAGATGTCGTCGATATTACGAACCTGAACCGCCAAATCCATGCGTTAACGACAACAATTGGTCAGAAAAAAGCGGACTTGATGTGCGATCGGGTAAAGTTAATTAACCCGGAGTGCGAGACGATTGCGCTGAACATGTTCTATACCGAGGAAACCTATGAGCAGCTGTTCCAATACGATATCGATTACGTGCTGGATGCTTCGGATACGATTATGTATAAAATCCATCTCATCAAAGAGTGCCTGAAACGGAAAATTCCGATGCTGTCCAGCATGGGCGCAGCGAACAAGATGGATCCCACGCGTTTTCAGGTGGCGGACATATCGAAGACATCGGTCGATCCGATGGCTCGTGTCATTCGGACAAAGCTGCGTAAGGACGGTATAAAAAAAGGAGTCAAGGTTGTGTTCTCCACCGAGGAACCGGTTAAGCCTCGTGAGGATGTAACGAAGAAAATTGCCCCGGAAGGTGCGAAAATCCGCAAAGCGAAGCAGCCGCCGGCCAGTAACTCGTTCGTTCCGCCGGTCGTGGGACTCATTATGGTTAGCGTAGCCGTTCGGGATCTGCTTGAAGCAAATGGAATAAAAATCTGA
- a CDS encoding HelD family protein, translating to MTDFQSAYQEEKERLGRTLQEIDHQLSALRAIPVYTGHDFTEQVLEAGREDQRQQLEKSVREPYFGRLDFEEQGRKPASLYIGKVGVGDPSGKQPIVIDWRAPVASLFYSFTGGDSATYEAPEGIIEGLVYLKRNIVIRQQILERVVDTYNREDEGPAVSDEFLVYRLGENKDNRLRDIVSTIQAEQDQIIRAAKNTALIIQGVAGSGKTTVALHRLAFLLYQYKEQIQAERMVIFAPNHMFIDYISEVLPELGVGDIQQSTFPDWAAEVLGLEHPPSASQSDFHRWFDAGRSESVPECELPGRFKGSMRFKAVIDAFLANLEALCVPQIDFEPWEGTKLPYAEILAWFEGEYKHYPAARRKERVLARLHRWIEMELKKASSAAQLKEWKKKGQQREKSYAKKWPELTPLSLYEEFFQLKKKGSIGLPDMSADIPPAIWQETRGNLKQGIVKEEDLAPLLYLYTCIHEIEGQMTFDHVVIDEAQDFSALQVAVLDRFVKGHSFTILGDLSQGIHYYKGVRDWHEMQEQFHSEDTAYFALTRSYRSTMEIISFGNEILARGVGAELLAVPVFRSGEPVKLLYAAETERSDAIKEVLKTLLKGSYRTTALLTRTLQDASKLHEWLAEEGIEAHLIDGSRDQYAGGISVLPAYLSKGLEFDAVIVTDVDRKHYSPEDAKLLYVGCTRALHELWLLHGEELPDYVITENSEMVMNVVRPLL from the coding sequence ATGACTGATTTTCAAAGTGCCTATCAAGAAGAGAAGGAGCGGCTGGGCCGTACCTTGCAAGAGATTGATCACCAATTGTCGGCTTTGCGAGCTATACCTGTGTATACAGGTCATGATTTCACGGAGCAGGTACTGGAGGCAGGCCGGGAAGACCAGCGCCAGCAGCTGGAGAAATCAGTGCGGGAGCCCTACTTCGGCAGGCTTGATTTTGAGGAGCAGGGCCGGAAGCCCGCCTCTCTATACATTGGCAAAGTCGGTGTCGGCGACCCTTCCGGCAAGCAGCCAATTGTTATCGATTGGAGAGCTCCGGTAGCGAGTTTGTTCTATTCATTCACGGGCGGAGACTCGGCCACGTACGAAGCGCCCGAAGGCATCATTGAAGGACTTGTTTATTTAAAAAGAAATATCGTAATTCGCCAGCAAATTTTGGAGCGCGTCGTCGATACGTACAATCGGGAGGACGAGGGTCCTGCGGTATCGGATGAATTTCTCGTCTATCGGCTGGGCGAAAATAAAGACAATCGGCTGCGTGATATCGTGTCGACGATTCAGGCGGAGCAGGATCAAATTATCCGGGCGGCAAAAAACACGGCGCTCATTATCCAGGGCGTGGCGGGCAGCGGAAAAACGACGGTAGCGCTGCATCGTTTGGCCTTTTTGCTGTATCAGTATAAGGAACAGATTCAGGCTGAGCGCATGGTCATCTTTGCGCCGAACCATATGTTCATCGACTATATTTCCGAAGTGTTGCCGGAGCTTGGCGTGGGCGATATCCAGCAGAGCACATTCCCGGACTGGGCAGCGGAAGTGCTTGGGCTGGAGCATCCACCGTCTGCAAGCCAGAGCGATTTTCATCGGTGGTTCGATGCAGGCCGATCGGAGTCTGTGCCAGAATGTGAGCTGCCGGGCAGGTTCAAGGGCTCAATGCGCTTTAAGGCGGTAATTGATGCTTTTCTCGCTAACCTGGAAGCCTTATGCGTCCCGCAGATCGATTTTGAGCCTTGGGAGGGAACGAAGCTTCCTTATGCCGAGATTCTGGCTTGGTTTGAGGGAGAATACAAGCATTATCCTGCGGCAAGACGCAAAGAGCGTGTACTGGCCCGGCTTCACCGCTGGATTGAGATGGAGCTGAAGAAAGCCTCGTCGGCGGCACAGCTTAAGGAATGGAAGAAAAAAGGGCAGCAGCGCGAGAAGTCCTATGCCAAGAAATGGCCCGAGCTTACGCCGCTTTCGTTGTACGAGGAGTTTTTTCAGCTCAAAAAAAAGGGGAGCATAGGCCTTCCCGACATGTCTGCTGATATTCCCCCGGCCATTTGGCAGGAGACGCGCGGCAACCTGAAGCAGGGCATCGTTAAAGAGGAGGATCTCGCGCCGCTGCTCTATTTATATACGTGCATTCATGAGATCGAGGGCCAGATGACTTTCGACCATGTTGTCATCGACGAAGCTCAAGATTTTTCTGCATTGCAGGTTGCAGTGCTGGATCGGTTTGTCAAAGGGCATTCTTTTACGATTCTGGGAGATTTGTCGCAAGGCATTCATTATTACAAAGGGGTGCGCGATTGGCATGAAATGCAGGAGCAGTTTCATTCGGAGGATACGGCTTATTTTGCTCTGACGCGCAGCTACCGTTCGACGATGGAAATCATATCTTTCGGAAACGAAATATTGGCTAGGGGAGTCGGCGCAGAGCTGCTGGCCGTTCCCGTATTCCGTAGCGGGGAGCCGGTCAAGCTGTTATACGCAGCGGAAACGGAACGGAGCGATGCCATCAAAGAGGTGCTAAAGACCTTGCTTAAGGGAAGCTATCGGACGACGGCGCTGCTGACGAGGACGCTGCAGGATGCATCGAAGCTTCATGAATGGCTCGCTGAGGAGGGGATCGAAGCCCATTTGATCGATGGCAGCAGGGATCAGTATGCTGGCGGCATATCTGTGCTGCCAGCTTATTTGTCCAAAGGGCTTGAATTTGACGCTGTCATCGTTACGGATGTCGACCGGAAGCATTACTCGCCGGAGGATGCCAAACTGCTCTACGTCGGCTGTACAAGGGCTCTACACGAGCTCTGGCTACTGCATGGAGAGGAATTGCCTGATTATGTGATCACGGAAAATTCAGAGATGGTCATGAACGTAGTCCGTCCTCTTTTATAA
- a CDS encoding GntR family transcriptional regulator produces the protein MKSLPLYKMIQEDIRYLIRTGQLRPGDRVPSETELAEQYHVSKITTKNALNGLAEEGILVRQRGKGTFVNHIPKDIPSMGGHKGLIGLILPSMKTKVDQRIINAIEQYVRKNGYHLLIKITQESSLEESKAIEDLLQLRVKGLIIFPIEQEMYNNDILRLSLNRFPLVLIDRYLKEIETYSVSADNVDGSYQAVKHFISQGHQQIAFVTMEVTNSVTADRALGFEKAFLERTLSINKNLWCVVSIADMAVGKGSSIIQEFLMHHPEITAVFTGNAELTRITLRAMKHLNLPNEQRPELISFDQSDLAEVSYIKQNVEEMCRVTVELLLEQIHGTYLPRRVFIPVILFH, from the coding sequence ATGAAGTCATTGCCGCTATACAAAATGATTCAGGAGGATATCCGGTATCTCATACGAACGGGGCAGCTGAGACCAGGGGATCGTGTCCCATCGGAGACAGAGCTTGCCGAACAATATCATGTAAGCAAGATTACGACTAAAAATGCTTTGAATGGACTGGCTGAGGAAGGAATCCTGGTCAGACAGCGGGGAAAAGGGACATTTGTCAATCATATCCCCAAGGATATCCCGTCCATGGGCGGTCATAAGGGATTAATCGGGCTTATTCTCCCCAGTATGAAGACAAAGGTAGACCAGCGGATCATCAATGCTATCGAGCAATACGTCCGGAAAAATGGTTATCATCTTCTGATCAAAATTACTCAGGAATCATCGCTGGAGGAGAGCAAGGCCATTGAGGATCTACTCCAATTAAGGGTAAAGGGACTCATCATATTTCCGATTGAGCAGGAGATGTATAACAATGATATTTTAAGATTGTCATTGAATAGGTTCCCGCTCGTCCTGATCGATCGTTATCTGAAAGAAATCGAGACTTACAGTGTAAGCGCAGATAATGTGGATGGCTCCTATCAGGCGGTTAAGCACTTCATTAGCCAAGGGCATCAGCAAATCGCTTTTGTAACGATGGAAGTGACTAATTCGGTGACAGCGGATCGGGCGTTGGGATTTGAGAAGGCATTCCTTGAACGCACCCTGTCAATCAACAAAAATTTGTGGTGTGTGGTGAGCATAGCTGATATGGCTGTGGGAAAAGGAAGCTCTATAATACAGGAATTTCTAATGCATCATCCCGAAATTACGGCCGTCTTTACTGGAAATGCTGAACTCACCCGCATAACGCTTCGGGCCATGAAACATTTGAATCTGCCCAATGAGCAACGCCCGGAACTGATTAGTTTTGACCAGTCCGATTTAGCAGAGGTGAGCTACATCAAGCAAAATGTTGAGGAAATGTGCAGAGTTACTGTGGAGCTTCTGCTGGAGCAAATTCACGGGACGTATCTCCCGAGGAGGGTATTCATACCTGTTATTCTATTTCATTAA
- a CDS encoding family 43 glycosylhydrolase codes for MRKYVKILLVLIVGCLILPASLAQAYQNPQTLSHEWATYGSGDPYILKFKGDYYLYVSTKDSETGIKAWSSPDLVNWTYAGLVATDPVTKGAYAPEVIYWNGYFYMYTSPGGNGHYVLRSESPTGPFTVQTPNKGLSIDGHVFIDDDGQWYFYRAEHGQMVAHPMSDPYSFGAGSNTGASISGGWTEGATVIKRNGKYYMTQLSHLEK; via the coding sequence ATGAGAAAATATGTAAAGATTTTGCTTGTTCTAATAGTAGGATGCCTGATATTGCCGGCTTCGCTGGCGCAGGCCTACCAGAATCCTCAGACACTCAGCCATGAATGGGCAACTTATGGTTCCGGTGATCCTTATATTTTGAAATTCAAAGGCGATTATTATTTGTACGTCAGCACCAAGGACTCTGAGACAGGCATTAAAGCCTGGAGCTCACCGGACTTAGTGAACTGGACTTATGCCGGACTTGTGGCTACAGATCCAGTTACAAAAGGAGCTTACGCACCGGAGGTTATTTATTGGAATGGCTACTTCTATATGTATACGTCTCCAGGCGGAAACGGGCATTACGTGCTGCGGAGTGAAAGCCCGACAGGACCCTTTACGGTTCAAACGCCGAATAAGGGATTGAGTATTGATGGGCATGTGTTTATTGATGACGATGGACAGTGGTATTTTTACCGCGCTGAACACGGCCAGATGGTCGCTCATCCTATGAGTGATCCTTATAGTTTTGGAGCCGGATCGAATACTGGTGCCTCGATCAGCGGGGGCTGGACAGAAGGGGCGACCGTTATTAAGCGGAACGGAAAATATTACATGACTCAACTTTCGCACCTAGAAAAATGA
- a CDS encoding IS4 family transposase yields the protein MLQQHSLSEQSHFPKIFASLHIGKTLRQAGISKSFGLSSLAIFQIVFSLVFEGKNWFRLLESDRGADLPGKDVIYRFLNQASFAWRRFLQALSLRIVHHFESLISSHRVRVFIIDDSVLSRNRSRKAELLARVFDHSTGKFTKGYTMLTLGWSDGFSFAPLDFVMLSSAKLANRLCEMASNLSKRSNGYKRRMEAFSRKPDAVVALLERALRGGFTADYVLMDSWFTQAPLLRELTGQGLPVIGMVKEMKQRYLVQGKRMTLREVFQSLPASNAKDIKGSIIVHTACGLPVKLVFVRNRNKKREWLAILSTDVTLDATEIVRIYGMRWSIETFFKVTKSYLKLGTEFQGRSFDQLISHTTIVFSRYLAMEYERRQSSDDRTLGGLFFLFADEVRDLDYQTALQQLMSLFLEMSQAKTKKNKTAVFCQLQEWISGLPSYIKGLFGDLSCES from the coding sequence ATGTTACAACAACATTCCCTGTCTGAACAGTCTCACTTTCCCAAAATTTTTGCCAGTCTCCACATCGGAAAAACGTTACGACAAGCGGGTATTTCTAAATCTTTCGGTCTTTCAAGTCTAGCGATTTTCCAAATCGTGTTCTCTTTGGTCTTTGAGGGGAAAAACTGGTTTCGACTCCTGGAAAGTGATCGCGGAGCAGATCTTCCCGGCAAGGATGTTATCTACCGTTTTTTGAATCAGGCTTCTTTTGCTTGGCGGCGCTTTTTGCAGGCTTTGAGTCTTCGAATCGTGCACCATTTCGAATCGCTCATTTCGTCCCACCGGGTACGTGTGTTCATTATTGACGATTCCGTGCTCAGCCGAAATCGTAGCAGAAAAGCGGAACTCTTGGCACGTGTATTTGACCACTCCACAGGCAAATTCACCAAAGGTTACACTATGCTAACGCTAGGCTGGTCAGACGGATTTAGTTTTGCTCCGCTTGATTTTGTCATGCTGTCTTCCGCTAAATTAGCCAACCGTCTGTGCGAAATGGCTTCGAATCTTTCCAAACGCAGTAACGGCTACAAACGCCGGATGGAGGCCTTTTCTCGAAAGCCGGATGCTGTCGTAGCCTTGCTGGAACGAGCCTTACGTGGAGGATTCACCGCTGATTACGTGCTTATGGATAGCTGGTTTACGCAAGCTCCACTGCTTCGCGAGCTCACTGGCCAAGGTCTGCCCGTGATTGGCATGGTTAAAGAAATGAAACAACGCTATCTAGTTCAAGGCAAGCGAATGACACTGCGCGAGGTGTTTCAAAGCCTTCCTGCATCGAATGCCAAAGATATTAAAGGCTCGATCATCGTACACACCGCCTGCGGTCTACCCGTGAAGCTTGTGTTTGTCCGCAACCGGAATAAAAAACGGGAGTGGCTGGCGATTTTAAGTACAGATGTGACGCTTGATGCGACTGAAATCGTACGTATTTACGGTATGCGCTGGAGCATAGAGACCTTTTTCAAAGTCACCAAAAGCTACTTAAAACTGGGAACCGAATTCCAAGGCCGCTCCTTTGATCAGCTGATTAGCCACACCACGATTGTATTCAGCCGATATTTGGCGATGGAATACGAACGACGCCAATCGAGTGATGACCGAACATTGGGAGGACTCTTTTTCCTCTTTGCTGATGAGGTCCGCGATCTAGATTACCAGACTGCACTTCAGCAGCTCATGAGTTTATTTCTCGAAATGTCCCAGGCGAAAACAAAGAAGAACAAAACAGCTGTATTTTGTCAACTACAGGAATGGATCTCCGGTTTACCCAGCTATATTAAGGGTTTGTTTGGAGATTTGAGCTGCGAAAGTTGA
- a CDS encoding carbohydrate-binding protein has protein sequence MTYTGNHVHSPAYRIDYAVSSNPLTGFVPASKQNPVVLSTEGPTIGLGHNGLVTGPDLDTLYMFYHNWKGYTPEGWPIRSINMDRVVWNGDKMHVLGPTTTSQPNPDMPDFYDRFNRTAIGSDWYNVNGGHWGIYNQELMWQDSLGSTAAHKQITNAATDANYTAEFHMKQMNRGTSASPRYGATFSYINEDNYGVAMLNELHNRLEVNFVVNGVPQEWVYASLPSGFDYSKWHSIRVEKLANEFRIYVDQMLKTVQNANLGGGQVGYLTEDTHADFAYVAFSNKVDGSNAWDAYKPVPGKVEAVHYMSGGEGIAYHDTTVNNLGGEYRKDAVDIRVNPEGGYSVGWNQSGEWLKYKVNVASTGMYDVTFRMATTMNGVQIRLWDGAVDLTGIVQIPNTGGWDEWRPITVKNIPLTQGLRELRVEFVTGEADFASMEFRHHASVPHLTDNFDGGKSGEWKQWEGSWSVSDGQYHSAGSTFAKTTIGNDHWADYTVEADIRMNEVGGDSGIIVRGTNPANGLELGQGNADFLQGYYAYIKTDGVYLGKQNYNWSPLTGVNLALSTGTWHKMKVVVQGTNIKVYVGDMNVPKIDYNDNSETAFTHGKAGLRTAHQSTSFDNFTVYP, from the coding sequence ATGACTTATACGGGAAACCATGTTCATAGTCCGGCTTACCGGATCGATTATGCGGTGAGCAGCAATCCTTTAACGGGATTTGTGCCTGCCAGCAAGCAGAATCCCGTCGTTCTCTCGACCGAGGGGCCAACGATTGGGTTGGGCCATAATGGGTTAGTCACCGGCCCGGATCTGGATACGCTCTATATGTTCTACCATAACTGGAAGGGCTACACGCCTGAAGGCTGGCCGATTCGAAGTATTAATATGGATCGTGTCGTATGGAATGGAGATAAAATGCACGTCTTGGGCCCTACGACAACATCGCAGCCCAACCCGGATATGCCGGATTTTTATGACCGCTTTAACAGAACGGCTATTGGTTCCGACTGGTACAATGTAAACGGCGGGCATTGGGGCATTTATAACCAGGAGTTAATGTGGCAGGATAGCCTGGGGTCAACGGCGGCGCATAAACAAATTACGAACGCGGCGACGGATGCGAATTATACGGCAGAGTTCCATATGAAGCAAATGAATCGAGGCACAAGCGCCTCCCCGCGTTATGGCGCTACATTTTCATATATAAATGAAGATAATTACGGCGTGGCGATGCTGAACGAATTGCATAACCGCCTGGAAGTTAATTTTGTAGTAAACGGTGTGCCTCAAGAATGGGTTTATGCTTCACTGCCTTCCGGGTTTGATTATAGCAAGTGGCATAGCATTCGGGTCGAGAAATTAGCGAATGAATTCCGAATCTATGTGGATCAGATGCTGAAGACCGTACAAAACGCCAACCTTGGCGGTGGTCAGGTCGGCTATTTAACCGAAGACACGCATGCTGATTTTGCTTATGTCGCATTCAGCAACAAAGTAGACGGCAGTAACGCTTGGGATGCGTATAAGCCCGTTCCAGGCAAAGTGGAAGCAGTTCATTATATGAGCGGTGGAGAAGGAATTGCTTATCATGATACAACCGTAAATAATCTGGGCGGTGAATACAGGAAGGATGCAGTAGATATTCGCGTGAATCCGGAGGGTGGTTATAGCGTAGGCTGGAATCAGTCAGGGGAATGGTTAAAGTATAAGGTGAATGTGGCTTCAACGGGAATGTATGATGTTACGTTTCGAATGGCAACGACCATGAATGGCGTGCAAATCAGACTATGGGATGGAGCGGTGGATTTGACTGGCATTGTACAAATTCCTAATACTGGCGGCTGGGATGAATGGCGCCCGATCACGGTGAAGAACATTCCTCTCACGCAAGGCTTAAGAGAGTTGCGGGTTGAATTTGTGACGGGCGAGGCCGATTTTGCCAGTATGGAGTTTCGGCATCATGCAAGTGTACCTCATTTGACCGATAACTTTGATGGGGGCAAGAGCGGCGAGTGGAAGCAATGGGAAGGAAGCTGGTCTGTAAGCGACGGACAGTATCACTCCGCAGGCAGCACATTTGCCAAGACAACGATTGGTAATGATCATTGGGCGGACTATACCGTGGAAGCGGATATTCGCATGAACGAGGTCGGTGGAGACTCGGGGATCATTGTCCGTGGAACTAATCCGGCAAACGGGCTGGAGCTTGGACAAGGCAATGCCGATTTCCTACAAGGATATTATGCATACATTAAGACGGATGGAGTGTATCTCGGTAAACAAAATTATAACTGGAGCCCTTTAACGGGGGTGAATCTGGCTCTGTCCACAGGTACATGGCATAAAATGAAGGTAGTTGTTCAGGGAACGAATATAAAGGTGTACGTGGGGGATATGAACGTTCCGAAAATTGATTATAACGATAACTCGGAAACGGCATTTACCCATGGAAAAGCGGGGTTAAGAACGGCTCATCAGAGTACGTCGTTTGATAACTTCACGGTTTATCCTTAA